The DNA window CGTCGGATTTGCACGTGGTCCTTGATGACGTCCAGGGACTGAAGCACGACGGACTGGGCGAGTTGGTTCAGGCGGCGGTCGTACTTCGGGCTCATCAGCGCGTCCGCCGAGATGGAGGTGACCTGTGTGATGGCCTGGTCGTTGTCGAACGAGCACACGTCGGTCACCATCCGGTCCACCACGTTGAACACGATGTCGCTGATGGCATTTTCGAGGAGGGAGGCCACGGGCCGCCCCACCCCGGGCAGGGCGGCGAGGGTGCCAATCTCGCGGTTCCGCTGTACGGCATCCTCGATGACGCCGTCGAGGTACTCGTGGAAGTCGTCCTGCTGGTGGTCGTAGGCAACCGCCGTGGCCTCCTGCAGGCGGTGGGTCACCGCTTCGATCAGGGCCTCCCGCTGGGGGGCAATCACCTCGCGCCCGATGCGGGTGGTCACCTCCTGGCTCGTCCGGATTTCCTCCTGTAGGCCCTCGATAATGCGGACCGTCACGCGGTCGCTAATTTCTTCCAGGACGATGTCGCGGTACTTCTCGAACGTCCGGTAGAAATAGGTCTCTCGGAGGTCGACCAGGCCGGTCCGCTGCAGCTTCGGAATCATGGCGACGAGCCGCAGCAGCCGCAGCGAGCGGAGCGACCCGACCGGAATGCAGCCGAGCACGTCGTACCAGTGCACGAACGGGTAAAAGAACCAGCGGTGATAGCGCTGCCGATAGATGGCAAGCCCCCAGCGCACGAGAATCTCGACCACGAAGATTGAGACGAACGCGAGGTCGTAGAGCAGAAAGTGCTGGTGGATCGTCTGGTCGTACCAGGTGTATAGCGCCGGGACGTAGTTCTCCATTTGCGTCTGGACGATCGGGCTGGCGAAGCCCCAGTCCACAATGAGAAGGGCGAGGTTGGCGACGATGAGGGCCATCATCACCACGTCCACGACAAGGCCCAGCGTTTCGCGCGCGGTTCGATCGGCCATGGTGGCGAAAAAGGCTTGCATCGAAAGAGTGATGTCGAGCGCCCCGCAGGAGGCGTCCGCAATATCCGGCACGTCCGGGAGAATCTCGAAGTGTTCGTACTGGATCCCCCACCGACATGCTTGATCTTCGACAGCTCCGGGACCAGCTCGACGATTTTGCGCAGCACCAGACCGACCGGACGAGCCGGCGGGCGGCACAGCGGGACCGGGCCGAGGCCCTGCTCCGGGTCTGCCACGACCACTGGCGGGCGGTGCGGGAGGCGGTGGCCACGGCGCAGCCCCGTCGTCTCGTGGCCCAGATGCGAGAGCCGCCCGCCGCCGTGCACGCGCCTCCGGAGCGCCCGTCGCCCATCACGGTCGTAGCGACCGACGGGTCGCAAATCTATCCGGACCGCCACGTGGAGCCGCCCTTCTTTCTGTTAAATGTAAGTCAGGTCGCATTCCAGTACGGCACGACTGAAGACGCGCACCTCGACGCGGTTCCGAGCCTGCAGTTTCGGGAGGGGGTGGATGGCCGCTTCGAGGCGCGCATCGAGACGATCACCACCGAACTGGTCTCGGCGCTCCGCGACGAACTGGAACTGGGGTCCCTTCTCGACGCCGCGACCACGGCCCGCGTGGCGGACCGCCCCCTCGTGGCCCTGGCCGACGGCACCCTCATTCGGTGGATGGTTCGGGGCATGGACCACGACGCCCTCGAAGACGAGCTGATCGCCCGGTATACGGAGCACCTGGAGGGCTTCCGGGACGCGGGCCTCGCCCTGGCGTCCTACGTGAGCATGCCGGCGAGCACCGAGGTCGTGAACCTGCTCCGGTTCGTGGGGGGCGACCTGGAACCCGAGCCGCCGGTGGGGACGGAGGTCTCGACCGAGCCCCGCCTGGACGGCGTGCTCGACCGCCATGTTCTGGACATGGTGCTCGATTCTGGGGAGCGATCGGCCGTCTTCGGGTCGGCCTCGCACATTCAGGGCGAATACCCGACCGGGACGGACATCTCGTTTTTCTACGTGAACGTGCCGGGGGCGGGTGGGGGTGAGATCGGGCGCGTGGAGGTGCCGCGCTGGGTCGCCGAACAGCCGATGCTTCTGGAGCACGTGCACGCCACGGTCCTCCAAGAGTGCGAGAAAGGCGAGGGGTATCCGCTCGCGCTGTCGGAGGCGCACGAGCAGGCGGTGGTGCGGGCGTCGGAGCGTGAGGCATTTTTTCGCCTCGTGGAGCGGCGTCTGCGACGGGCCGGGCTGGGGCCAATCGGGTCGCGGAAGCGACGTTCGAAGCAGCGGCCCCGAGTTTGACCCCTCGTCGCGCAGGCCCCGGTGCTGATTCAGACGTGCGGCCGTGGCCTTGCCCCTCCGCACGGGGCAGGAGGGGCAGTCGTGCCGGACCGTGCCCAACTCCCGTGCGAGTTGCGCGTTTGGCGGAAGTGCACAGGGCTCCTTCTTTTCTCCAAAGCGCCAGGTTCCGCATGCACACCGTCGTCGAGTCGATTGCTACGGGCAACCCTTCCTTCCGCAAGCCCCAACCGGAAACGGCCGAGTTTATGCAGCAGATCGAGCGCCTGCCGGAGGCCCTGCGGGCGCGTCTGCCGTCGCTCTACGAGCAATCGGCGATCGACTACCGGTACTCGTGTGTGGACGACTACGGGGAAGACGACCCGGAGGCTTTTACCTTCTTTCCGGAGAACTGGTCGCTCGACCCGGCCCCGTCCACCCGGGAGCGGAACGAGAAGTACAAGGAGGCCGCCATTCCGCTGGCGGAAGACGTTGCCGGTCGGGCCCTCGACGGGGCCGACACGGAGGCGGACGAGATCACGCACGTGGTGGCCGTCAGCTGCACCGGCTTTTTCGCCCCGGGGCTCGACATTGAACTCGTCAAGCGGCTCGACCTGCCCGCCGACACGGAGCGCACCTTCATCGGATTCATGGGGTGCTACGCGGCGTTCAATGCCCTTCGGGTGGCCCACAGCTTCTGCCAGAGCCAGCCGGACGCCCGGGTGCTGGTGGTCTGCACGGAGCTCTGCACCCTTCACTTCCAAATCGACGACACCCTGGAAAGCGTAGTCGTCAACTCGCTTTTCTCCGACGGCGCGGCGGCCACGGTCCTCTCGGCGCGGTCGGACCGCGAGGCGCGCGGCCGGATGACGTACGTCGACGGCCGGAGCCGCCTCGACGACGACTCGATGGAAGACATGACCTGGGCAATCGGCAACACGGGATTTCTGATGGGGCTCTCCTCGCGGGTGCCGGATGTGATCGCCGACCACCTACCGGGATACGTCGATGGGCTCCTCGGGGCCAACGACCGGACCCCCGACGAGATGGACTTCTGGGCCGTCCATCCGGGCGGGCGGGCCGTGGTGGAGCGGGCCCAGGACGTGCTCGGCCTCGCGCCTAGCGACGTGCAGCCCAGCCTGGAGGTGCTGCGGCGCTACGGCAACATGAGCTCGCCGACCGTTTTGTTTGTCCTGAAGCGCATCTTCGAGCAGGCGGCGCGGGGCGACGGGGCCCCTCCGGAGCGGGGCGTGGCCATGGCCTTCGGGCCCGGCCTTACGATCGAGGGGGCGCTCTTTGAGCGGGCGTAGTGCCCTCGGGGAACGGGCCCACCGTGGTGGATCAGTTCAGGGGACGGGCCACCACGACCGTTTCCTTGAGTTCGGTGGTGGTGCCGCCGTCGGCCTGCACGGCCTCGAGCAGCACCACGTAGGGACCGATGCGAACCCGATTGCCGTCGTCATCGCGGCCGTTCCAGACCAGCTCGCCGCTCCGGCCGGCGAGGCGGGCCTCTTCGAGGGTGCGCACGCGGCGGCCCCGGGCATCGTAGATGCGCACGCGGATGAGGCTCGGGCGGGCCGACAGGGTGTACTGGATGCGCGTCGCCCCGTCCTGCTCGATCGAGAACGGGCTGGGGCGGATGGCAAGGCCCGGGGCGCTCGGGGCATCGTCGGGCGGGGCCAGCGACGCGTCGTTTGGGGCGCCGGGCGTGCCGCCTGCGGATGCCGTGCTGCTCGTCCAGTTGTCGGCGGCCTCAGCCCCGGCGGTCGTGCTGATCCGTTCGAGCGCGGTGCCCTTCGGGTCGGCGAGGCCGGCGGTGTGCCAGTCTGGGGAGTACGCCACGTCCGCGACGACCGCGGTGTCGCGACGGTGCACCCGAACTCGGTCCCCGTCGTTGCGGAGGCCGAGGGTGGGGGCCTGTACGGGAAGGTAGGCCACGGAGTCGGAGTCCAGGGGCGCATCGGGAAACGCGGCGGCGAGCTGGGACGACTGGGGCGTGAAGGCCCCCTTCGGAGCGGCGGCCACCACGGCAAACCCGCCGGGGGCAAGGCCGCGACGCCGCCCGACCCGGAGTGTGTCCGCCGTGCCCGTTTCGGTGGGGCGGTCGGTCAACGTGAGTCCGGTGAGCGTCAGGGTGTGGTCGGTCAGGTTGCGAAGCTCCACGTACTCCACCTGGTTGGGCCGGTCGTCGAAGTCATCGGCCCGCGGGTCGAACAGGAGTTCGTTCAGAACCAGGGTGCCAGGGGTCGGGCGCCGGGCGAATGGCACAGAGGCCCGATCCAGGCGATTGCCCACGCGGTCCTGCACCTCGGCGACGAGCACGGCCTCGCCGGTCGGGCGATCCGAGAGGGACAGGCGCACGATGCTGTCGGCCCGGACCTGCGTCTGCGTGACCGCCACGTCTTCAAACTGAAAGCGCGCCGGGCGGACGCTCTCGCCGCGGATTGGCTCGTTGAAGACGACCGCGGCAGTCAGAGAGTCCACTTGCTCGGCGAAGGTGGGGCGTGGCGGCGCGGTGTCGGGGGCGAAGCGGCTGTTTTGAGCGCCGGGCGTCGCCCCGTCCGGGGCCGTCGACGACGCAAAGTTTGACGCCTCGTCGGAGGGCCCGCGCGGGTCGATCCGTTCCAGCGACCGACCGTCGCTGCCGCCCCAGGAGGCGGCAAACGGCACCGCATCCAACGGGGTGCCGGACGGCGCGTGGCGCAGGACGACCGTGTCTCCGCCGTTGTTGAGGGCGTCCCAGCCCCTCGGGGCCACAAACTCCACGGACGGATACGTTTCCGCAAATGCCTCCTCATCACGCACCAGTACGGCGTACTGGCCGGGGCGGAAGGGCGTGAGCGGAGGGGCGGCCGGCGCGAAGCTGCGGGCGTCGTCGGCGTATTGGAGCGCGCCCAGGTCGAGGGTTTTGTCCGACCGGTTGTACACCTCGATAAACTCGTTCGAGGCCACGGAGGGGGCGTACATGATTTCGGACACGACCACGTCGGCGGGGGCGGGCGTGTCGGCGACAACGTAGGACAGCGGGGCGCTGTCTTCGTCTCGTACGTTGCCTCGACGGTCGGCCACCCCCGTGGCGACGAGGCGGTATTCTCCGGTGGAGAGCGGGCTTCCCAGTGCACAACGGACCTGTGCCGGGCGGCCGTCGTCGATCTGAGCCGTCACGATGGCGGGGGCGTCGACCGAGTCCAACCGGAACGCCTCGGGAGAGATGCTGGCGGGGGCGACCGGCTCGGAAAAGACAACCGTTATCGAATCGCCGTTCTGCGACGGGACGGCGCGGGCGAGGGAGGGAGGCGTCTCGTCCGGGGCGTAGACGCTGTTTTGCGTGCCGGGGGTGGCCCCGGACGCCGCTTCCGACGATGCAAAGTTCGCGTCGGTATCGGACGGCCCGCCCGGGTCGATCCGTTCCAGGGAGCGGCCGTCCCCCCCGCCCCACGAAGGATCGTACGGCACCGAGTCGAGGGGCGTATCGGAGGGGGCGTGACGGAGGTAGACCGTATCCCCGCCGTTGTTGAGCGCCGGCCAGTCGTCCGGCGTCAAGAACGTTGTGCTCGGGAACGCGGCGGTGAAGGCCTTCGGATCGCGTACTAGGACAACGTGAGTGCCATCACGCACCGTTGTGTCGGTCCTCGCCACCGGTTCGTACGATCGGTTGGCGTCCGCGAACGCAAGCTCGTCGAGCGCGATAGGCCCCCCGGACCGGTTGTAGAGCTCGATGAATTCATTTGTCGGTAGCGGCTCAACAAGTAGTGAGTCTTTCTGTTTGAACTGCGTCGCGTCTGGCCCACCAGCCTGGTCTATCCGATGATCAAAGAGACTTACGAGTGTAGAGAGTGTGGCTCCTCGAACATCGTCAAAAACGGACACAGCGCTAGCGGCTCTCAGCAGTATCACTGCAAGGACTGTGGAGCGCACAAGGTTCTCGATCCAGAGCCGCGAGGCTACTCCGAGGAGGAGAAAGAGAAAATCCTCCGTGCTTACCGCGAGCGCGGGTCAAAGCGGGCAATCAGCCGGATATTCGGCATCAGCCGCAATACATTGACCCGGTGGCTCAAAAAAAGGGACGAGAATCCGATTCAGTAGCCGAAGGGCTCCGGCCTGCTGAGGAAGGCGATGTCCTTGAACTCGATGAATGCTGGACGTATGTCCGAGAGCGGGCGAATAAACGGTGGCTGTGGGTTGCTCTGTGCCGGAGAACCCGGCAGGTCGTGGCATTTGTGATCGGAGACCGTTCGGCCAGAACCTGTGCTCGGCTCTGGAGCCGGATTCCGGAGGAATACCGTCAGGGCAGAAGCTTCAGCGACTTCTGGAAGTCCTATCGCCCAGTGTTTGCGGGCGACCCCAGCCACCGGCAGGTCGGAAAGTCCAGTGGTGAGATGGCCCACGTGGAAAGATTCTTCGGGCGACTGCGCCAGAAGCTGGCCCGGTATGTCCGCCGGACGCGAGCGGCCTCCGAGTCAGAACGGATGCTCCATCTGACGACGAAACTGTTCGTGGAGTGGTACAACGAAGCCATCACTTAACATCTATCCGCTACCCATTTGTCGAGGGCGACGGGGCGTAGAGGACCTCGTTGATGACCACGGCTCCGGGTTCCGGTTGTGCGGTGCCGGGGCGGGGGGAGAGGGCCCCCCCAAGCCCCAAGAGGAGAATGCTGCCCCACAGAAGTGAACGCATGGATCCGTGGAGGTCCGAGCAAGAGACGGAGGGCTTTCCATTGAAACATTTGAATAAAAAATAACAAAAGCGTCGGGCTTGGTCAAGTCCTAGAGAAGGCCTTCGAATGGAAGAGGGGCCCCACCCCTACATTTGACCTCGACGTACTGCTGACGTGGGGTCCATGTGAGGGGCCCGTCCACAGAGTCGGAGGGGACCTATCAGGGAAGCGTGGACCAACGGCCATGGCCGCCGTGTGGTCGAAAATCCGCACGTCCGGTCGTGATGACGAACGAGGGTGCTGTCTTGCGTCCCAGCCGTCAGGACACGGGAATTTGGGGATCGGGCCGGACGAGCCGCCCATGACAGGCGCACGCGTCCTGCGGCGTCAGTGGGTTGCTTCGGGGGTTCCGTTGTCCGTCGACGTGAGGTTGGGACTGGTAGAGGGAGTCTCCGGGCCCGCCCGGTCGAGGTGGTTCAGAAGCACCCGCGCCATCAGGCGTGAGGTCGGGGCGAGGGGCGTCTCGTCGAGGTCGAACCGGTGGTGATGAAGGGGGTAGCTGGTTTCCGGCCCGGACGCCGTGCCGACCCGAACGAAGCCGCCGGAGACGTGCTTCAGGTAGTGGGCAAAGTCTTCTCCGCCCATGCTTGACTCCGAGATCTGGTGGATCGCCTCCTCCCCGAATGTATCCCGGATGGTGGCTTCCACGTTCGCGATGGCGGCCTCGTCGTTGATCACAGGAGGGGATCCGTCCTCGAAGTCCAACTCCACGTGTGCCTTGTGGAGGGACTCCATCCGGTTGGCAATCTCGCGCATGTGGGTGCGGATTGTCTCGCGGTCGTCCGGCGATACGGTCCGCAGGGTGCCGCCGAGGGCGGCCTGCTCGGGGATCACGTTGTGGGCCTCACTGCCGTCGAGCATGGTGACGGTCAGGACGCTCGGGGTGCGGGGGTCGGTGATGCGTCCGGACAGCTGGTAAAACTGGTTCATCAGCTGCGAGGCGATCCACACGGTGTCGGCGCCCTCGTGGGGCCGGGCCGAGTGGCCGGTTCCTTCCTGCCGAATGCGCACCTCGAACCGGTCGGACGAGGCCGTTGCGGGGCCGGTGATGAGGCCGTAGCGGCCCACCTCCAGGGTCGGGTCGACGTGCACCGCGTACACGGCGTCGAGCCCCTCCAGGACGCCCCCCCGAATCATGAGGGGGGCGCCGCTGGGGAGGCCCTCCTCGTTGGGCTGAAAAAAGACGCGGGCCCGCCCCTGCAGTTGGTCACGGTTGTTGTGGAGCACCAGGGCGACCCCGATGGCGATGGCTGTGTGGGCGTCGTGCCCACAGAGGTGGGCGACATTGGGGGTCTGTGAGCGGTAGGGGACCTGCTTCTGGTCCTGCGTGGGCAGGGCGTCGATGTCGGCCCGGTAGCCCACAGCCCCACCGGGGGCGCTTCCTTCGATATCGACGTACAGCCCAGTGCCGGCGATCGGCCCGTAGACGTCGAGTCCGTATCCTTCCAGGGTCTCCCGAATGAAACGGGACGTGTTGTGCTCCTCCATTCCCACCTCCGGATGCCGGTGAAGGTATCGGCGCACGCCCACCAGCACCTGCGCAAGGGACTGGGCTTCGTCGGCCATGTTGGCGACCGGATCGGGGAGGTGAGAGCGATCAACGGGGGAGACGGAGGAGAGCATTCGGGACTGGAAGACTCGTGTGCGACGCCGACGACCTGCCCGTTCTGTAAATACAGAAGAGCTATAGTGAAGCTACGCGTCGGTCCCCCAAGAGATTCGGCGGATGCCGGTTGTCACGTGAGTCCGAGGAATTTTCGAAGCGTCCATTCGCTGGCCAGAAGGGCAAGAATGGCGATCAGGAAGAGCGACGTGCGCCACAGCTCGGCCTCCGAGGACCGCTGGACGACGTCGCTGGAAAAGGAGGCCTGGCCGGCCAGCTCTGCCGGCAACCGGTCAATCGTCTCGGGCGTGTAGGCCGTCCCGCCCGCTCGGCTCGCCAGTTGGCGCATGAGCACGGCGTCGGCTCGGGGCGACTGGTACTCGATTCGGAGGGGGGCGACGGAGAACTCGCCCCGGTCCGTGCCCAAATCGGTCTCGCCGAGCTGGGCCTGCGCCTCGTACTGGTACGTGCCCTCCGGCAGCGTCCCGACATCGAGCGTGTACCGGCCTTGCCCGGTCGGGTCCATGGTGTAGGGGTACTCGGTGCCGGTGGAATCCGTAACCGTCACCTTCACCGTGGCGTCCGACACCGGCTGCCGGCTCTGGTCGTACACCTGACCGGTAAAGGAGACGGCGTCCGTGCCCCCGAAGGTGGAAGCAGTGGGACGGACGCGCACCGGCGAGTCGTCCGCCTCGGTGCCGGCCCACCGAAGCAGGTTGGAAGCAAGGCCGGGCCAGAGCGGATCGGCCGCCCGAAGCTCCGACGGCAGAAGGGCCCACCGCCACACCCCACTCCCGAGAAACGCGGCGGTCCGCAGGCCCGCGCGGCGTCGGAGAACCAGGAGGGGGGCGGCGGACGTCGTGGCGGCGGTCCCGAGCACCTGAGCGTCTGGCGTGGGTGTCCACGCGGACGCGGGCACCTGGAGGGGCGGGAGCCGCTCGAACAACGCCCCTTCGGCGCCCTCAATGCGAAAGACGGGGTGCTGCCGGGCACTCTCCACAATCCGGAAGGAGGCCTCCGCAAACGATGAGGTCGACGCGTCCGGACGGGCGGGCAACGACGCCTCGAAGTGCTCGGTCCAGGCGGCCAGGTCCGTCTGGCGGTCGAGAAAGAAGAGGGCCGGGGTGCCGTCGTTGACGAGCGTGGCGACGCGCTGCACGACGTCGTCGGGCACGGAGGGGCTCGGAAAGCCGGCGAGGACGACCACGTCGAAGGCCGACAAGTCGTCCGGAAGGGGGCCCTCCAGAAACGTCCCGTCGGGGGTCGGGATGCGGGCCGTGACCTCCGTGTCGGCGGTTCGCTCGTAAACGCGACGGAGGGCGCTCACGTCGGGAGCGGGCGCCGCGCCGAGGAGGAGCACCTGCCGCTTGCTTTCGAGAACCCGTAGCGATGTCGACTGCGCGTTGTTGCGGGTCGTCACTTCGCCGGCGAGTTCGGGGACCCGTACGGTCACCTGCTGGAGGCCGGCCTGCTCGGGCTCGAAGGTCAGATCCACCGACACCTCGCCGGTGCCATCCGGGAGACGCACCGGGCGTTGGTCGAGCGTGCGGCCGGACTGTTCGAGGGTGACGGGCACCGGCTGGCCGGGCCCCTCCGTGACGCTGAGGGTGACGCGGACGGGCACCGACGAGTTGAGGTAGGCCCGGTCGTTCGTCGAGACGTCCTGAACGCGGAGGTCGCGCTGTCGGGCGGTGTCGCCAACGGTAACGGTGTGCACCGGAACCGGAGACCGGTCGGCCACGCGCAGAGGGTTTTGCCCCGTGTTGTACTGGCCGTCGGAGACGAGCACGATGCCGCCCAGGTTCTCGTCCCGCAGCTCCTCAGGGGCCGCCTGGAGGCCGCTTGCAAGGTCGGTGCGCGCGCCGTCGAAGCGGAGCGAGTCGATAATCCCCCCGGAGAGGGCCCGCGACGCCTCCCCAACGCGGAAGAAGCGTGCCGTTCCCGGCATCGCCTCGTCTTGGAGCGCATCGAGGACGGGTCGAACGGAGGTTCGAGCCGCGTTGGGGCGGGCGGCGGAGGTGTCCTCGGCCGTCACCACCTGCATGCTCTGGCTGTCGTCCACGAGGACGGCCAGGACCGGGGGACGCTCGGTCGACCGAAACTGTTGCAGGACCGGCTCGAACAGCAGGAAGCAGATGAGGGCGAGGGCGAGAAAGCGAAGACCGCCCAGGAGCAGGCGCCACCCTGCACTGAGCGAAGGGACGGTCGCGCGGTAGGTCCAGTACGTAAGCCCCCCCGCCACGGCCACGCAGAGGAGAAGCAGCCAGGGGGAGTACCCGAACGAGAACGCCATGCCGCGGAGAGGTTACTTGGAGAGTGTGACGCGCCCCGTGGCGTGGTGGCCCCGGTCCGTCGTGACTACGTACCGGTACAGGCCGGGCGGAAGGCCGTTCACGTCGACTGGAAGCCGGTTGGGGCCGGGGTGTCCCGCCCGTTCGACGCGGCGCACCCTGTGCCCGAGCGCGGTGTGGAGGGTGACCCGAAGGCGCGTCGTGTGGGGCGGAGCGGAGACCGGAACGATGAGGGACGGGGCGTCCAGGGCCGTGTACGGCGCCGATACGTGGAGGGCGGGTGACGCCGTCCGGCGCGCCTGCCATTCGGCGTATCGCACGGCCGCCTCGGCGTCCACGATGCCCCAGCCGCGGGTGGTGTCGGGGGCGTGGGCCTGCGAGGCCGTCTGTCGCAGGAGCCGCCGGACGTCGATTGGGCCCAGCGCAGGGTTTACCTGCAGCATCTGGGCGACAATGCCGGTTACCTGCGGGCTGGCAAAGGAGGTGCCACTAACCCGGGCGTACTGGTCGTTCTTCCAGGCGGCGGGCACCTTCTCCCCCTGTACGACCACGTCCGGCTTGCGGCGACCGTCCGCCGTGGGGCCACGGGCACTGAAGGACGCCACCGACGAGTCGGGGGCGACGGCGCCCACCGCAATGGCCGAGTCGGCATCGGCGGGCGTGTTGACGTAGAACCAGCAGTTGTCGGGCGCGTCGCAGCCGCTGTTGCCGGCACTCACCACCACCGTCACGCCGCGCCGGGCGGCCTGGTCGACCGCTCGGGTGGTGAGGGCCGTGTCCCCGTCCAGGTCGTCGGGCCCGTAGCTGCGTTGGCCGTCGTCGAAGCGGGTGTACCCGATCGAGGCGTTGACCACGTCCACCCCGCGGCGGGTGAGCCACTCCAGGCCCGCCACGAAGTTGTCCTCCTCCACGTTGCGCTCGTACTGGGTAAATTCCGTCGTTGCCCCCCAGATGTTGGCCCCGTAGGCCGGCCCCACGAGCGAGCCGGGCTCGTAGCCGGCGGCCACGGACACGACGCCGGCCCCATGAGTGCCCCCTTGCCGTCCGGTCGTCATGTTTCGCAGCCCCCCGAGCCGATCGTTGGCCCGCAGGTGTGAAAACACGGGATGACGAAGGCCGGCGTAGTTTGCGTCCAGGAAGCCCACGTCCACCCCACGTCCGTTCAGGCCCCGGGCCAACGGAGACCGGGCGTTGATACGAGACAAGGGCCCGGCCGCCGCCCCCAACGCGGGGGGGGACGGGTCGGTCGGTTCGGAGAATGGACCGAGGGGACGAAGCGAGGCCACCGGGCGTGTGCCCCGAACGAAGGGCAGCGCCGCCACTGTGGCGCGGGTGTCAGGGGCAAGCCGCGCAGAAACGGCGTGGAGCCAGCGACTCCGGACGAGGGGCCGCACGCCGACGGACCGGAGGCGGTTTAGGAACGCCGGCGCAACCGGTCGGGCCGCGGACGCACCGCTGGTGGGGGCAGTCTCGGAGGGACGATCCGCAAGGAGGATCCAGTATTTGTCCGTCGACGTGCTGTCGGAGGGGCGGGCCGCAGCCAGCTGCACGGTGCAGAACGCGCCCAGGCAGACCGTGAGAGCCAAGAGGGAGAGGGGCCGGGCCGCTCGCGTCAGGGGTCGAGACAGGGAGCCCAGAGGAAGAATGTCTGCGAGGGCGGACGCACGTGACTCACACATACAGAAACACCATGAACCCCAGAAAGGCAATCACCATGAATGCCCCTTCCACCCGAGTAATTTTTTGGTCCCACCACGTCAGGGGCACCAGCAGGGCACAAAAGCCCAGCATCACGGGAAAGTGCAGGCGGATCGTTTCCGGATCGACCGTGATGGGCTCGGCAATGGCCAGCGTCCCCACTACGAACAGTACGTTTAAGAGGTTGCTCCCAATCACGTTGCCCACGGTCATATCGACCTCCTGCTTCAGCGTCCCCACCATGGAGGCCGCCAGCTCGGGCAGGCTGGTGCCAATGGCCACCACCGTCAGGCCGATCACGACGTGGTCGATGTTCAGGACATCCGAGATCGCAAGGGCGTTGTCGACCATCAGATGGGCCCCGAGCGTGAGCCCCCCCATGCCGCCAATCACGTAGACGGCCTTGGCCAGGGTTGAGAGATCAGGATCGGCGGCGTCCAGTTCGCCCTCCATGCTCTCCAGAACAGTGCCTCTCGTGGTCCGGTGGGCGTCGTAGAACACGTAGGCCGCGAGTCCCGAGAGGAGGACCACCATCAAGACGCCGTCTCGGGCCCCAATCACACCGTCGAGGGCACAGAGGTAAAAGAGGACCATCACGCCGAGCATGACGGGGTACTCACGTCGCAGCACCTCCGGCGTGACGGCGAGGGGCAACACCACGGCACACGCCCCAAGGATGAGGGCCACGTTGCTGATGTTGGAGCCGATGATGTTGCCGATGGCGAGCGGGGACTCCCCCGAGATCAACGCAAATACGTTGACCAGATACTCCGGCATCGACGTTCCGAGGGCGACCACCGTCAGGCCCAAGATGACGGGGCGAATTCCGTACTGTAGGGCGATGCTGGAGGCGCCCTGGATGAGGCCTTCGGCGCCCAGGTAGAGCAGCAGCAGGCCGACGAAGAAGAGAAAAACGTATAGGATCATGCAGGGCTACTCGGGTGGATCGCCGACCGGGGCGGGGATTTTGCCGAAGGACCGGTGAGCGGATGGGGGCGCAACCGGTTGGGTGTCGGAGACGATGCGCTGAGGAGCGGCAT is part of the Salinibacter ruber DSM 13855 genome and encodes:
- a CDS encoding S8 family serine peptidase: MQLAAARPSDSTSTDKYWILLADRPSETAPTSGASAARPVAPAFLNRLRSVGVRPLVRSRWLHAVSARLAPDTRATVAALPFVRGTRPVASLRPLGPFSEPTDPSPPALGAAAGPLSRINARSPLARGLNGRGVDVGFLDANYAGLRHPVFSHLRANDRLGGLRNMTTGRQGGTHGAGVVSVAAGYEPGSLVGPAYGANIWGATTEFTQYERNVEEDNFVAGLEWLTRRGVDVVNASIGYTRFDDGQRSYGPDDLDGDTALTTRAVDQAARRGVTVVVSAGNSGCDAPDNCWFYVNTPADADSAIAVGAVAPDSSVASFSARGPTADGRRKPDVVVQGEKVPAAWKNDQYARVSGTSFASPQVTGIVAQMLQVNPALGPIDVRRLLRQTASQAHAPDTTRGWGIVDAEAAVRYAEWQARRTASPALHVSAPYTALDAPSLIVPVSAPPHTTRLRVTLHTALGHRVRRVERAGHPGPNRLPVDVNGLPPGLYRYVVTTDRGHHATGRVTLSK
- a CDS encoding calcium/sodium antiporter → MILYVFLFFVGLLLLYLGAEGLIQGASSIALQYGIRPVILGLTVVALGTSMPEYLVNVFALISGESPLAIGNIIGSNISNVALILGACAVVLPLAVTPEVLRREYPVMLGVMVLFYLCALDGVIGARDGVLMVVLLSGLAAYVFYDAHRTTRGTVLESMEGELDAADPDLSTLAKAVYVIGGMGGLTLGAHLMVDNALAISDVLNIDHVVIGLTVVAIGTSLPELAASMVGTLKQEVDMTVGNVIGSNLLNVLFVVGTLAIAEPITVDPETIRLHFPVMLGFCALLVPLTWWDQKITRVEGAFMVIAFLGFMVFLYV